From one Amaranthus tricolor cultivar Red isolate AtriRed21 chromosome 17, ASM2621246v1, whole genome shotgun sequence genomic stretch:
- the LOC130804721 gene encoding suppressor of disruption of TFIIS isoform X1: MILRLMDSVVNFNGAKYDCLLFDLDDTLYPLSSGINKACRKNIEEYMLKYLNIEESEVPRLCLELYIEYGTTMAGLKALGYEFDNDEFHQYVHGSLPYEKLKPDPVLRNLLLSTPQRKIVFTNSDKAHAARALRKLGLEDCFEGIICFETLNQPDNPSSKSRILCKPSVESIEAAISIANLDPKRTIFFDDSVRNIASGKAAGLHTVIVGRSELVPGADYALRSIHNMKEALPKIWEMEAKERHDQVLQSATVETFVQA, encoded by the exons ATGATATTAAG ATTAATGGATTCTGTTGTGAACTTCAATGGAGCCAAGTATGATTGCCTACTTTTTG atttggATGATACTTTGTACCCACTGAGTTCTGGAATCAACAAAGCTTGCAGAAAGAATATCGaag AATACATGCTTAAATACTTAAATATAGAAGAAAGTGAGGTACCAAGGTTATGTTTAGAGCTATACATAGAATATGGCACAACTATGGCTGGTCTCAAG GCACTTGGATATGAATTTGACAATGATGAATTTCACCAATATGTTCATGGAAGTTTACCCTATGAAAAATTGAAGCCTGATCCTGTGTTGAGAAACCTTCTCCTCTCGACTCCCCAACGCAAAATT GTATTTACGAACTCGGACAAGGCACACGCAGCTCGCGCACTCAGAAAACTCGGGCTGGAAGATTGTTTCGAGGGCATAATATGTTTCGAGACACTCAATCAACCAGACAATCCATCCTCAAAATCGCGTATTTTGTGCAAACCTTCAGTTGAATCTATTGAAGCTGCTATTAGTATTGCCAATTTGGATCCTAAAAGAACA ATATTCTTTGATGATAGTGTCAGAAACATTGCAAGTGGAAAAGCAGCTGGACTTCACACAGTTATT GTCGGAAGATCAGAGCTGGTACCCGGAGCAGATTATGCATTACGGAGCATCCACAACATGAAAGAAGCACTTCCCAAAATCTGGGAAATGGAAGCGAAGGAGCGCCATGATCAAGTTCTTCAGTCCGCTACTGTTGAAACCTTTGTACAAGCATGA
- the LOC130804722 gene encoding outer envelope pore protein 16, chloroplastic gives MPRSSFAKVDVVIDTGSPLLDRTVDGFFKIGTVAATRAVAEDAYHIAKRGTISTKNVEESLKKMCKEGAYWGTVAGVYAGMEYGVKRIRGTSDWKNAMIGGALTGALVSAVNNGNKDKIVMDALTGGAVATAAEFISYLN, from the exons ATGCCGAGAAGCAGCTTTGCCAAGGTTGACGTCGTTATTGACACTGGAAGTCCATTGCTGGATCGTACCGTTGATGGCTTCTTCAAGATTGGCACT GTTGCAGCCACTAGAGCAGTTGCTGAAGATGCATACCACATTGCCAAAAGAG GAACCATTTCAACTAAGAACGTAGAGGAATCG TTGAAAAAGATGTGCAAAGAAGGAGCATACTGGG GAACTGTAGCTGGTGTTTATGCTGGGATGGAGTATGGAGTAAAAAGGATTCGGGGTACCAGTGATTGG AAAAATGCAATGATTGGGGGTGCTTTGACCGGAGCTCTGGTATCTGCAGTGAACAACGGCAACAAAGACAAAATTGTGATGGATGCTCTTACGGGAGGTGCAGTCGCCACTGCTGCAGAATTTATCAGCTATCTCAACTGA
- the LOC130804721 gene encoding suppressor of disruption of TFIIS isoform X2: MDSVVNFNGAKYDCLLFDLDDTLYPLSSGINKACRKNIEEYMLKYLNIEESEVPRLCLELYIEYGTTMAGLKALGYEFDNDEFHQYVHGSLPYEKLKPDPVLRNLLLSTPQRKIVFTNSDKAHAARALRKLGLEDCFEGIICFETLNQPDNPSSKSRILCKPSVESIEAAISIANLDPKRTIFFDDSVRNIASGKAAGLHTVIVGRSELVPGADYALRSIHNMKEALPKIWEMEAKERHDQVLQSATVETFVQA, translated from the exons ATGGATTCTGTTGTGAACTTCAATGGAGCCAAGTATGATTGCCTACTTTTTG atttggATGATACTTTGTACCCACTGAGTTCTGGAATCAACAAAGCTTGCAGAAAGAATATCGaag AATACATGCTTAAATACTTAAATATAGAAGAAAGTGAGGTACCAAGGTTATGTTTAGAGCTATACATAGAATATGGCACAACTATGGCTGGTCTCAAG GCACTTGGATATGAATTTGACAATGATGAATTTCACCAATATGTTCATGGAAGTTTACCCTATGAAAAATTGAAGCCTGATCCTGTGTTGAGAAACCTTCTCCTCTCGACTCCCCAACGCAAAATT GTATTTACGAACTCGGACAAGGCACACGCAGCTCGCGCACTCAGAAAACTCGGGCTGGAAGATTGTTTCGAGGGCATAATATGTTTCGAGACACTCAATCAACCAGACAATCCATCCTCAAAATCGCGTATTTTGTGCAAACCTTCAGTTGAATCTATTGAAGCTGCTATTAGTATTGCCAATTTGGATCCTAAAAGAACA ATATTCTTTGATGATAGTGTCAGAAACATTGCAAGTGGAAAAGCAGCTGGACTTCACACAGTTATT GTCGGAAGATCAGAGCTGGTACCCGGAGCAGATTATGCATTACGGAGCATCCACAACATGAAAGAAGCACTTCCCAAAATCTGGGAAATGGAAGCGAAGGAGCGCCATGATCAAGTTCTTCAGTCCGCTACTGTTGAAACCTTTGTACAAGCATGA